GTTTCGGCCTCTTCTTCGGCCGGGATTTGGGGCTCTTCCACTTCCTGTGGAGCAGCCTCTGTTTCAGTTTGTTCTGTTGTTTCCTCGGCAGTAGGTTCCACTTCGGGTGCCGTTACTTCTTCCGTTGGTTGCGACGTCGTGCCTTCCCCTTCCTTCAGTTCTTCTTCCGGAACGGGCTGGTCTTGGTTTTGATCATGCTCTAACATGATTCCTCCTTATACGTGGGGATTTCCCGCGGGTTTTTTGCCGGCGCGGGCTTCCCCTTTAAATTAAAAATCTTTTGGTAAACATCCCAGATGTCTTCCTCTGGCGTGGATGCACCTGCTGCCAACCCGATGGTCTGGGCTGCGTCGAGGTCCGAGAGTGTCAGTTCAGATGCGGCTTCCACATGGAGGCTGCGAGTTTGGGCGGAACAGAGTTCGTGCAGCATTTTTGTGTTGGAGCTGTTTTTGCCGCCGATGACAATCATCAGGTCAGCCTTTTTTGCCAGGGCGACGGTTGCGTCCTGGCGCATGGAAGTGGCAGCGCAGATGGTGTTGAAAACCACCAGCTCCTGGCAGCGGGGTAAAACCGTGTCCACCAGGTTCTGCAGCGAACGCAGCTTCTGGGTGGTTTGGGAAACGATGCACAGTTTTTTCCAGGTTTTTTCACCAGGGTCTTCACCAGGGCGAACCACCCGTGTGAGTGAATTTCCCCAGGAAAGCATACCTTTCACTTCCGGATGTTCGGGATCGCCCAAAATCAGGACCGGAATATCGGCATTGGAAGCCACAAGCTGTTGTGCGCGTTGAACATAGGGGCAGGTGGCGTCGATAATTTCATTTTCGTTTGCCTCGAGCGTGGCGCGGTCTTGTTTGGAAATACCGTGGGAGCGGATGACCACCTTTTTGTTTTTCACCGCGTCTGGGGAAGTGGCAATGGCAATGCCTTCCGCGGAAAGCTGGGAAACGATGCGCGGATTGTGGATAAGTTCTCCCAAGGTGTTCACTTCACCGCCAGAATCTTTCGCTTCCCGCGCCATTCCTATGGCTCGGCGTACGCCAAAGCAAAAACCGGAGTTTTCCGCCAGCCAAACCTTCACCTTTCCTCCAGTTTTTTCAAAACCAGAGCCAACAGGCTTTCCACCTGCTGGTCAATGGAAAGTTCCGAATTATCCACAACGATGGCGTCTTCAGCCACCGCGAGCGGCGCCAGACTCCGGTTGGAATCGTTGTGGTCGCGCTCCTGGATTTCTGCAAAAATATGTTCAAAAGCTTTTTCCTGACCCTTATTTTTCAGCTCCAGCCAGCGACGGCGGGCTCGAATTTCCGGGGCAGCAGTGAGGAAAAACTTGAGGTCGGCATCAGGGAAAACATAGGTGCCAATATCACGTCCATCAAGGATATAGCCACCTCCAGCAGCCATCGCACGCTGCAATTCCACCATGCGATGACGCACAGCGGGAAGCGCGGAAACGCCTGAGGCAAGCTGGGATATTTCGTTGGCACGGATGGCTTGGGAAACATCTTCGGCCCCAAGCAAGATGCGGTTTTCAGTGCCGGAAGTTTCCACGCGGATATCCAAATCTTTCAGCATGGCTTCGATGGCGGGGGCATTATCAAGACTGATCCCGGTGCGGACAAGCTGCAACGCGCAGGCGCGATACATGGCGCCTGTATCCAGGTAAACGTAGCCCAGCTTGCGCGCTAAAAGACGCGCAGTTGTGCTTTTACCTGAGGCCGCGGGCCCGTCAATGGCGATAATCAGTCTTTTTTTCATGGTTAAAATTTCCTATCCAACCATGATTTTAAATCCTGAGATTGCGTCAATCCTTTTTTGAGGGCTGTGGCAACGTGGTTTTGAAGCCTGCGCTTTAATGCGGTTCAGGTGGGTTTATAAATGGATTGCAGAAAAAGGCTAAGATGATGTAATATATATTGTTAGCCACATCAACGCAAGACCATCATCCAGAAGATATAGCCGGCA
This genomic window from Candidatus Cloacimonadota bacterium contains:
- the ispH gene encoding 4-hydroxy-3-methylbut-2-enyl diphosphate reductase, whose amino-acid sequence is MKVWLAENSGFCFGVRRAIGMAREAKDSGGEVNTLGELIHNPRIVSQLSAEGIAIATSPDAVKNKKVVIRSHGISKQDRATLEANENEIIDATCPYVQRAQQLVASNADIPVLILGDPEHPEVKGMLSWGNSLTRVVRPGEDPGEKTWKKLCIVSQTTQKLRSLQNLVDTVLPRCQELVVFNTICAATSMRQDATVALAKKADLMIVIGGKNSSNTKMLHELCSAQTRSLHVEAASELTLSDLDAAQTIGLAAGASTPEEDIWDVYQKIFNLKGKPAPAKNPREIPTYKEESC
- a CDS encoding (d)CMP kinase, producing the protein MKKRLIIAIDGPAASGKSTTARLLARKLGYVYLDTGAMYRACALQLVRTGISLDNAPAIEAMLKDLDIRVETSGTENRILLGAEDVSQAIRANEISQLASGVSALPAVRHRMVELQRAMAAGGGYILDGRDIGTYVFPDADLKFFLTAAPEIRARRRWLELKNKGQEKAFEHIFAEIQERDHNDSNRSLAPLAVAEDAIVVDNSELSIDQQVESLLALVLKKLEER